Proteins co-encoded in one Pseudarthrobacter chlorophenolicus A6 genomic window:
- a CDS encoding phosphoribosyltransferase — MGTRFEDRTEAGERLAAALSQFRERPGTVVLGLARGGIPVAAAVAKALYLPLGTVLVRKLGIPGHEETAYGALAWARGRTVRLVNKPLVDRVLDHGVRREWLDEVEERERAELHRRVDLYPGTSVDLAGKTVLLVDDGLATGATMRAAVEAVRESGAAVVVAAAPVGSIEAEASVERVCDAVICLHLPGKFRAVGSFYRHFEQLSDDAAIGYLGQ; from the coding sequence ATGGGTACGCGATTCGAAGACCGAACCGAGGCAGGCGAACGCCTCGCCGCCGCTCTCTCCCAATTCCGGGAGCGGCCCGGCACCGTGGTCCTGGGCCTGGCCCGCGGCGGGATACCGGTGGCGGCAGCCGTGGCCAAGGCTCTCTACCTTCCGCTGGGGACAGTGCTGGTCCGCAAGCTGGGCATTCCGGGCCATGAGGAAACGGCGTATGGAGCACTGGCGTGGGCACGCGGCCGCACCGTCAGGCTGGTCAACAAGCCGTTGGTGGACCGGGTGCTGGACCACGGCGTCCGGCGCGAATGGCTGGACGAGGTGGAAGAGCGCGAGCGTGCCGAACTGCACCGCCGGGTGGACCTTTACCCCGGAACGTCCGTAGACCTGGCCGGGAAGACCGTGCTGCTGGTGGATGACGGCCTGGCCACCGGTGCCACCATGCGGGCAGCAGTGGAAGCGGTCCGAGAAAGTGGCGCTGCAGTTGTGGTGGCGGCCGCTCCAGTAGGTTCCATCGAAGCCGAGGCGTCGGTGGAGCGCGTTTGCGATGCCGTGATCTGCCTGCACCTGCCGGGCAAGTTCCGGGCGGTAGGCAGTTTTTACCGGCACTTCGAACAGCTGTCCGACGACGCCGCCATCGGCTACCTCGGGCAATAG
- a CDS encoding MFS transporter: MTTPSQVDTLSGPSTRREERKVLAGTLVGTTIEWYDFFIFAQLTATLLSPLFLAPLNESNPGLAQILSFALIGISFLFRPLGAVIAGHLGDRLGRKAMLVFTLVMMGAATALIGMLPTYAQIGAWAPVLLILLRVIQGFSAGGEWGGAALMAVEHAPLNKRGLFGAYPQIGVPVGMILATGLLFFLNSSMSKEDFAAWGWRVPFLLSIVLIVVGYLIRRAVAESPVFQEMALRKKESKAPLGELIRNHKLPVLYSTLIFIGNNAAGYLLIAFFISYATRTLKMPTPQILLATTLASFGWLIFTLVGGWLSDKIGRVKTFLAGYAIVFAWMLPMFALIDTKNIWLYGVALFVLTIGLGLSYGPMSAMYAEMFPANVRYSGISIGYAFGAILGGAFAATIAETLLQSTKWAGSIGIYIMVLCVISAIGVVLAKETKGRPLGVSAHH; this comes from the coding sequence ATGACCACACCTTCCCAGGTGGATACTCTCTCCGGTCCCAGCACACGGAGGGAAGAGCGCAAGGTCCTCGCGGGCACGCTCGTCGGCACCACCATTGAGTGGTACGACTTCTTCATCTTTGCCCAGCTGACGGCAACGCTGCTGTCCCCGCTGTTCCTGGCCCCGCTGAACGAGTCGAACCCCGGCCTGGCCCAGATCCTGTCTTTCGCACTGATCGGCATCAGCTTCCTCTTCCGCCCGCTCGGCGCAGTGATTGCCGGACACCTGGGTGACCGGCTGGGCCGCAAGGCCATGTTGGTATTCACGCTGGTCATGATGGGTGCGGCAACAGCGCTCATCGGCATGCTTCCCACCTACGCCCAGATCGGCGCCTGGGCCCCGGTCCTGCTGATCCTGCTGCGTGTCATCCAGGGCTTCTCCGCGGGCGGCGAATGGGGCGGCGCGGCCCTCATGGCCGTCGAGCATGCACCCCTGAACAAGCGTGGCCTGTTCGGCGCCTACCCGCAGATCGGCGTTCCCGTCGGCATGATCCTGGCCACCGGCCTGCTCTTCTTCCTCAACAGCAGCATGTCGAAGGAAGACTTCGCTGCCTGGGGCTGGCGCGTTCCGTTCCTGCTGTCGATCGTGCTGATCGTGGTCGGGTACCTGATCCGCCGCGCTGTGGCCGAGAGCCCCGTGTTCCAGGAGATGGCGCTGCGGAAGAAGGAAAGCAAGGCGCCGCTGGGCGAGCTCATCCGCAACCACAAGCTGCCGGTCCTGTACTCCACCCTGATCTTCATCGGCAACAATGCCGCCGGTTACCTGCTCATCGCGTTCTTCATCTCCTACGCCACCAGGACGCTCAAGATGCCCACCCCGCAGATCCTGCTGGCCACTACCCTGGCATCATTCGGCTGGCTCATCTTCACGTTGGTGGGCGGCTGGCTCTCCGACAAGATCGGCCGGGTCAAGACCTTCCTGGCCGGATACGCCATCGTGTTCGCCTGGATGCTGCCCATGTTCGCCCTGATCGACACGAAGAACATCTGGCTCTACGGCGTGGCACTGTTCGTCCTCACCATCGGACTGGGACTGTCCTACGGGCCCATGTCCGCCATGTATGCCGAGATGTTCCCCGCCAACGTCCGGTACTCCGGCATCTCGATCGGCTACGCGTTCGGCGCCATCCTGGGCGGTGCGTTTGCGGCCACGATCGCCGAAACACTGCTGCAGAGCACCAAGTGGGCCGGGTCCATCGGCATCTACATCATGGTGCTGTGCGTCATCTCCGCCATCGGGGTAGTCCTGGCCAAGGAAACCAAGGGGCGCCCACTGGGCGTCAGCGCCCACCACTAA
- a CDS encoding IclR family transcriptional regulator encodes MNPTAAARTEAAPAQVSASQTLSRGIRALEILAASPGPLTIAELADAMGVHRSVAYRILRTLEDHSLLVRDDSGKVQPGPGLAVLARGVSRNLQSAALPELTNLANTLDMTAFIAVWDHHDCITLVTVEPRHSGATVAQHPGTRHPINAGAPGIAIQSAFTEAEWDRLDTGLAYRQEAGEARRLGYSASHDEVIAGVSSLAAPIRVPGGRPAALAVVYIRSAHDPAAVGAALAGSAARIQEQLA; translated from the coding sequence ATGAATCCCACCGCCGCAGCCCGGACCGAAGCAGCACCGGCGCAGGTATCGGCGTCCCAGACGCTCTCCCGCGGCATCCGTGCCCTGGAGATCCTTGCTGCTTCCCCTGGTCCGCTGACCATCGCCGAACTGGCCGATGCCATGGGCGTCCACCGGTCGGTGGCCTACCGGATCCTGCGCACGCTCGAGGACCATTCACTGCTGGTGCGCGACGACTCCGGAAAGGTGCAGCCCGGACCCGGTCTTGCCGTCCTGGCACGGGGGGTGTCGCGGAACCTCCAGTCTGCTGCCCTACCGGAGCTCACCAACCTGGCAAACACCCTGGACATGACAGCGTTCATCGCGGTCTGGGACCATCATGACTGCATCACCCTGGTCACCGTCGAGCCGCGGCACTCGGGGGCCACGGTGGCCCAGCACCCCGGTACGCGGCATCCCATTAACGCCGGGGCACCGGGCATCGCCATCCAGTCAGCGTTCACCGAGGCCGAATGGGACCGGCTGGACACCGGCCTGGCCTACCGGCAGGAGGCCGGCGAGGCCCGCCGGCTGGGGTACTCGGCAAGCCACGATGAGGTCATAGCGGGGGTTTCCTCCCTGGCTGCCCCCATCAGGGTGCCGGGCGGCCGGCCCGCCGCCCTGGCCGTCGTTTACATCCGTTCCGCCCACGATCCCGCGGCCGTGGGTGCCGCGCTGGCGGGGAGCGCGGCACGGATCCAGGAGCAGTTGGCCTGA
- a CDS encoding MFS transporter, protein MTSHSPSPTSPPAAAPSPVPTEPGYPSQAPASAGVSQPARTGRFARLPLLAGRSFIPLGLFARLPLAMLTVGTLTMVTSVSGSYAAGGTAAGAVGIGSALGAPVLGALADRRGQRPVLLIASVINTVAVLALILAAIAAGASGGLFGAVIAAALVSGASSPQVGPLARVRWMALASQGPASQQATDLDTALSYESTADEVTFVLGPALVGILASLLAPWLPLALAAAMTATLVPAFAAHPTHRAVRPAARKAATGQPAPRAGRLPAAVALPVAAMVCMGTFFGSTQAALSSFAAPIAGPEIAGLLYAAVGLSSAAAALSVAYWPRTFTLPRRWLVSAGLMALLSLLLLLPDSLAAMVVVLLILGIPVGPVMVTVFTAGGILAPAGRLGTVMTALASGIVAGTALGSAAGGYLAEAGGHHLAFLVPIAASVLLALLGAAAAVVLGKRGTGSRG, encoded by the coding sequence TTGACTTCACATAGCCCCTCTCCGACGTCGCCGCCAGCCGCAGCGCCGTCCCCGGTTCCAACTGAACCTGGATATCCGTCACAGGCCCCAGCGTCAGCGGGGGTTTCCCAACCGGCCAGGACCGGCCGGTTTGCCCGGCTTCCCCTGCTGGCCGGCCGCAGCTTCATTCCCCTTGGCCTCTTTGCCCGGCTTCCGCTCGCCATGTTGACGGTGGGAACCCTCACGATGGTCACTTCCGTCAGCGGGTCCTATGCCGCGGGCGGCACGGCTGCCGGGGCTGTAGGCATAGGCTCGGCCCTTGGCGCCCCGGTGCTCGGTGCGCTCGCCGACAGGCGGGGGCAGCGGCCCGTCCTGCTGATAGCGTCCGTCATCAACACGGTGGCGGTCCTGGCCCTGATCCTGGCGGCCATCGCTGCGGGGGCCTCCGGCGGACTGTTCGGAGCCGTGATCGCGGCGGCGCTTGTTTCCGGTGCGAGTTCGCCGCAGGTGGGCCCGCTGGCCCGGGTGCGCTGGATGGCGCTCGCGTCGCAGGGCCCGGCGTCGCAGCAGGCCACCGACCTGGACACTGCCCTGTCCTACGAGAGCACCGCCGACGAAGTCACGTTCGTCCTGGGCCCGGCGCTGGTGGGAATCCTGGCCAGCCTCCTGGCGCCCTGGCTGCCCCTCGCCCTGGCCGCAGCCATGACCGCGACGCTGGTGCCCGCCTTCGCGGCCCACCCCACCCACCGGGCGGTGCGGCCCGCAGCCCGGAAGGCGGCAACCGGGCAACCGGCCCCACGGGCCGGAAGGCTGCCGGCCGCCGTCGCCCTCCCTGTCGCTGCCATGGTCTGCATGGGAACATTCTTCGGCTCGACGCAGGCGGCCCTCAGCTCCTTCGCAGCGCCCATCGCGGGGCCGGAGATCGCCGGATTGCTGTACGCGGCCGTGGGCTTGAGTTCGGCCGCCGCGGCACTTTCTGTGGCCTACTGGCCCCGCACCTTCACCCTGCCCCGGCGCTGGCTGGTGTCCGCCGGGCTGATGGCCCTCCTGTCGCTGCTCCTGCTGCTGCCGGATTCGCTGGCCGCCATGGTGGTTGTGCTGCTGATCCTGGGCATCCCGGTGGGGCCGGTCATGGTGACGGTCTTTACGGCAGGCGGCATCCTGGCGCCCGCCGGCCGGCTGGGAACGGTCATGACCGCCCTGGCCAGCGGTATTGTGGCCGGCACGGCCCTGGGCTCAGCCGCCGGCGGCTACCTGGCCGAGGCCGGCGGCCACCACCTTGCTTTCCTGGTGCCCATCGCGGCGTCCGTGCTGCTGGCGCTGCTGGGTGCCGCTGCCGCCGTCGTCCTTGGCAAGCGTGGAACCGGAAGCCGCGGCTGA
- a CDS encoding AAA family ATPase, which produces MRIHHLRISGFGPFAGTEDVDFDRLSGHGLFLLNGPTGAGKTSVLDAICFALYGSVPGARQDGKRLRSDHAEPSQEPAVNLEFSAQGRRFEVTRSPAWDKPSARGRNGFTTQQAKTLLRERVDGTWVEKSARNDEAGAEITALLGMDRDQFTRVVMLPQGDFAAFLRSKAADRLELLQKLFGTQRFEALEQELSREALAARESVAALSGQLELLTARAESEAASLELAEDSAPAADKAAERLEWLQHAVAQRLEALRGFAEDAETAAAERTLAVDEESGRRERRQRLEAAEARRNAVSDAAPRLRELEARLARHRKAEVLVGQLKNVDGAAAKVASASRAAESALTFLRLAADEDPELAPFELVDAAGTGSSAASLPESVMASAADELGRLRSLLAVVEARLPDEDRLQALRKRHTDLGRKQAELEAAEAKLGIRSAALLEEREGLEAGLAPLELLAGTAALRSKEAASAEELLDVVRRHASAVAARNAVKLRCDAARERQLAAKQQWLDLREERLTHAAAELAAQLQAGDPCPVCGSAEHPAPTAGGNQGPGLAQAEDAAHGAYEAADAALARVGAELANAEQSVAVLAGQGGDTPEEEALAAAGMARTAAAEAERAVAGLSEVRGKLEALDVGIAEAAAAKAEIDAGLAQAKSSLAEVSEQATALDEALSGLRAGRPSLARRLRSLEGAVAVLDKAVAAQAALTVAQSQADDAREQLELALPAAGFATADEARSQLLDSAEADGLQAEVRAGQDEAARVRELFTAEDLVRAAEEKAGGFDPSGERLAGLESEAAEARERARQADLAAGMAARCLASLAAISRDYAALAGSALGPAERARMLAGLADAAAGRGDNTYRMSLNSYVLAARLEQVAIAASERLVAMSDGRYLLQHTDAKAARGAKSGLGLEVVDQWTGHRRDTSTLSGGESFMASLSLALGLADVVQQESGGVEIETLFVDEGFGSLDEQSLEQVMDALEGLRDGGRVVGLVSHVGEMKQRIGTQLQVLKGRTGSTLRISEALDAG; this is translated from the coding sequence GCCTGGGACAAGCCGAGCGCACGCGGCAGGAACGGCTTCACCACGCAGCAGGCCAAGACGCTCCTGCGGGAGCGTGTCGACGGCACCTGGGTGGAGAAGTCCGCCCGCAATGACGAGGCCGGCGCGGAGATTACTGCGCTGCTGGGAATGGACCGGGATCAGTTCACCCGCGTGGTGATGCTCCCCCAGGGGGATTTTGCCGCCTTCCTCAGGTCGAAGGCTGCTGACCGGCTCGAGCTGCTGCAGAAGCTCTTCGGCACCCAGCGCTTCGAAGCCCTGGAACAGGAGCTCTCCCGCGAGGCGCTGGCCGCCCGGGAAAGCGTCGCTGCACTGTCGGGACAACTGGAACTCCTGACTGCGCGTGCCGAATCCGAGGCTGCGTCACTGGAGCTTGCGGAGGACAGCGCGCCGGCGGCTGACAAGGCGGCAGAACGCCTTGAGTGGCTGCAGCACGCCGTCGCGCAACGCCTGGAGGCACTTCGCGGTTTCGCGGAGGACGCCGAAACAGCGGCCGCAGAGCGGACGCTGGCAGTCGATGAGGAATCCGGACGCCGCGAACGCCGGCAACGGCTCGAAGCGGCCGAAGCCCGGCGGAATGCAGTATCGGACGCGGCTCCCCGCCTTAGGGAACTTGAAGCCCGGCTGGCTCGGCACCGCAAGGCCGAAGTCCTCGTGGGCCAGCTAAAGAACGTAGACGGCGCTGCGGCCAAGGTCGCCAGTGCGTCCCGCGCAGCGGAGTCGGCCCTGACATTCCTGCGCCTTGCCGCGGACGAGGACCCCGAACTGGCGCCGTTCGAACTTGTGGACGCAGCTGGGACCGGGAGCAGCGCAGCTTCCCTTCCGGAATCCGTGATGGCATCTGCCGCGGATGAACTGGGCCGGCTCCGTTCCCTGTTGGCCGTCGTGGAGGCCCGCCTTCCCGACGAAGACAGGCTGCAGGCCCTGCGGAAACGCCATACCGACCTCGGCAGGAAACAGGCAGAGTTGGAGGCAGCCGAAGCCAAGCTCGGGATCCGCTCCGCGGCGCTCCTTGAAGAACGGGAAGGCCTTGAAGCCGGGCTGGCGCCGTTGGAGCTGCTGGCCGGAACCGCTGCGCTGCGGAGCAAGGAAGCCGCGTCAGCGGAAGAGCTCCTGGATGTAGTACGCCGCCACGCTTCGGCTGTCGCGGCGCGTAATGCCGTGAAGCTGCGCTGCGATGCGGCCAGGGAACGCCAGTTGGCGGCCAAGCAGCAATGGCTGGACCTGCGGGAGGAGCGGCTCACGCATGCCGCTGCGGAACTCGCCGCCCAGCTGCAGGCCGGTGACCCGTGCCCGGTGTGCGGCAGCGCGGAGCATCCCGCACCTACCGCCGGCGGCAACCAGGGCCCCGGGCTCGCCCAGGCTGAAGACGCAGCACACGGTGCCTACGAGGCAGCCGACGCCGCCCTTGCCCGGGTTGGCGCCGAGCTGGCTAACGCTGAGCAGTCGGTGGCAGTTCTTGCCGGGCAGGGCGGCGATACTCCCGAGGAAGAGGCACTCGCCGCGGCCGGAATGGCCCGGACTGCAGCTGCCGAGGCAGAGCGCGCTGTGGCCGGTCTTTCAGAGGTGCGCGGAAAGCTTGAGGCGCTGGATGTCGGCATCGCCGAGGCAGCAGCCGCCAAGGCCGAAATTGATGCGGGGCTGGCACAGGCAAAGTCTTCGCTGGCAGAAGTATCCGAACAGGCCACTGCACTGGACGAAGCGCTCTCAGGTCTCCGGGCCGGGCGTCCCAGCCTGGCCCGGAGACTGCGCTCGCTGGAGGGCGCGGTGGCGGTGCTCGACAAGGCCGTGGCAGCACAGGCCGCGCTGACAGTGGCGCAGTCACAGGCGGACGACGCCCGTGAACAGCTTGAGCTGGCGTTGCCGGCTGCCGGCTTCGCAACGGCCGACGAAGCACGCAGCCAACTCCTCGACAGCGCGGAGGCCGACGGACTCCAGGCCGAAGTCCGCGCCGGACAGGATGAGGCAGCCAGGGTGCGGGAGCTGTTCACTGCCGAGGACCTGGTGCGCGCAGCGGAAGAGAAAGCCGGAGGTTTCGACCCCAGCGGGGAACGGCTCGCCGGGCTGGAAAGCGAAGCCGCCGAGGCCCGGGAGAGGGCGCGCCAGGCAGACCTCGCCGCCGGGATGGCCGCACGGTGCCTGGCATCGTTGGCCGCCATCAGCCGGGACTACGCCGCGCTGGCAGGGTCTGCCCTGGGACCGGCGGAGCGGGCACGGATGCTGGCAGGGCTGGCGGACGCGGCCGCCGGCAGGGGCGATAACACGTACCGGATGAGCCTGAACAGCTACGTCCTCGCGGCCCGCCTTGAGCAGGTTGCCATCGCGGCGTCCGAGCGGCTGGTGGCTATGAGTGATGGCAGGTACCTGCTGCAGCACACAGACGCAAAAGCTGCCCGCGGGGCCAAATCCGGGCTGGGCCTTGAAGTGGTGGACCAATGGACGGGCCACCGCCGCGACACCTCTACCCTGTCCGGCGGCGAGTCCTTCATGGCCTCTCTTTCCCTGGCGCTGGGCCTTGCCGACGTCGTGCAGCAGGAATCCGGGGGAGTGGAAATCGAAACCCTGTTCGTGGACGAGGGCTTCGGCAGCCTCGACGAACAGTCACTGGAGCAGGTCATGGACGCCCTTGAGGGGCTCCGCGATGGCGGCCGCGTGGTGGGGCTCGTCAGCCACGTCGGCGAGATGAAGCAGCGGATCGGGACCCAGCTGCAGGTGCTCAAGGGCCGGACCGGGTCCACTTTGAGAATCTCGGAGGCACTCGACGCCGGTTGA